From the genome of Arvicola amphibius chromosome 9, mArvAmp1.2, whole genome shotgun sequence:
GCTCAGCCACCCATTGCCCACAGAGTTGCATTTCCAGAGGAGTATCTCAGAGACCTCGGCTATCAACCTTAAAAAGTTCATATAGTTGGCCCAAGGAAATTGAGGCCTGAGGAAGGGACAGCTCATGACCTGGGACCCAGACAAAGAATCTAAGAACTTGGTTCTCTAAATGCCCCAGCTTTTGAGTGTGGTGAGTGCTGGGACATGAACTCACAGCCTTAGGGGAGCTGGGCAAGCACTCAGCCTGTTGCTTATCTCTCTGAAATCACATGACGGCTGAAGGTTTTGTTAGGGGATGGGAAGTTCTTTCTACAGTCCTCTTTAGGAGAAGACAGGTGGAAGACACAGGTATTTTGGCAGACCTGATCTCCTAGCTTGCTTAAACTTTAGCCTCTCTGGTGGAAGTGGGCCTTCACCCCAATATCCTGTGACACTTGAGCTGGCCAATGGAGGGTCTGGGGAAATCTAGTTGCAtgcagctgctgcttcttcttcttctagggGAAAtcaatcttcttcttcttcttcttcttcttctcctcctcctcctcctcctcctcctcctcctcctgtttttgttttttgagacagggtttctctgtgtagcctaggatgTCCAGgagcactcgctctgtagaccaggctggccttgaactcacagagatccaccagcctttgcctcccgagtgctgggatcaaaggcatgattTCTTTCAATGACAATTGGTCTCTCTAGCCCAAAGGTGGTGTccctgtctttaattccagcactccggaggtagaggctgtcagatctctgtgagttcgaggccagcctggtctacagagtgagttccagcacagtcaggactccacagagaaaccctatctcaaaaaaccaaggtgaGCGGGGAGAATTGGTCTCTCATGCAGATGTCATCAGGAAAAAAGGTATAGCAACTGGTAACCTTTACAACTTGGATCAATGAAAGAATGAGGGTTTTCGTCCACTCTTCCTGGAAACTGGGTGTAGGAGGCCAATGCAGCTGGATatggctctctctttctcacaggGTTGGGTCTCTTGGCAGCACAGCCTTCGGCGCCCAAAAGGTGCTGACAGGTAAATCACCTCCCTCCGTCGAACAGGTTTAAACATGTGGAGTTAACACTAGGAAGCCATAGTGTGCCTGAGACAGACTAGAAGAAGACCAGCAGCTACGCCTGCACGTGCGTCCCCCACACCCACCCGAGGGCCTCCATTCACATGCAAGCCCTGGAAGGGCTTTGGCCAGACACGATGACTCCCAGGAGGGGACGTTACCTCCGGAGATACCGTCCACACGAATGCTCGGTCCCTGGCTGGACGTAATCACCCGCtcactcttccaggtgccagcCCCGCGGATCTCTTCTAGCTCGCCCTCCAAGATACCGCGCAGCTGCGCCAGCGCTGATTGTGCGCGGCGACCGGGTGACAACGTCGTGCGCCAAACGCTGCTGACCCACATCGCGCCCACGGGATGAAATGAGCCTGCCAGCCGACTGCCTAGCTCTCCCCGTCACGTGGCGTGGGCAGGGCCCCGACAGCCAATCAGAGTAACGGGGGCTTACTTTCCGAGGTTGGTGGAGGTCCCGCCCACAGGCGGGGCCTGACACCGTCGGCAGGCTGCGAAAGTGGATTGATTTGTAAGTCGAGACCCGGGAGGTCCGCGCTGGGGAAGCAACTTCAGGGCCTCCCCGCCCCAGATCCTGTCTACACACCCACCTCTCCTGAGGACCAGCCACCGTGTCGAGCCGGCCGGCGTCCTGCCCTTGCAGCTGAGTATTCCCGTCTCCCTCCAAAGCTTCGCTTTTTTCTGGCGCTAACGTGGCGCCAGCTTTCCCCACATTGCCCATCCAATCGCTCCTCACTCTCCTCCAGTTGAGGAAAAACGCACtactcagatttttttccttttccagttttattaaagtttaaaattacaACCGCAGCAAATCTTTCCCGGCACTGATAACACTTGtttaaaaagggggagggggcgcAAGTCCACGAATTTcctattttattgaaataagaGACAACTGTACAGGTTTTTTCTCCCAGCTCCCGAAGTGAGACTAAGTACTAGTCTtagatatggatatatacatatacacacatgcacacaagcctCTCTAAAGCTACCTAGCAAATTCAAATCAACTATATTATGTCTTAAcagtcctctccctgcctctcgcCCTCCTTGGCTACTTAGAAAAGACTCAAAAAGCACAAGAGATTGGAGGGGTTTTAAGTGGCAGCTGGTAGGACTGAAGCGGCACCAAGCAAAGCCACATCTTATACaggaaggaacaacaacaaaaagacacagcCCATCAACCGTGTGGAAAAAACCCAAGTTTCCATAGGCACACTGAGGCACTTGGCTGACTCCCCACCCCTCCCAAGTCCACTCCCATTTAACAAGAGACCGTTGAAAAGAGCCCTCCTTCCCCAATGGCTAGATCCTGATAGTTGGACGCTATGGTTTCTCTGGCCAGCTGTCAATTGGAGCCCTTTCCCCTCCTAGACAATGGTGAGGCACTAGGGCATAAGTGACAAGGTCCCCAACTGCTCACCACTGGAGTTTTTCCTCCGTCTCTCCCTGGCCAGCTAGGTGGGGTGTCACCCTCTGCTCCCCACCAGAGGTTTTGAAGCTCTCACGAGGGATGGATAAGCAACTTAAGAAAGCCTTGAAAAGACAAACTTTTGTTCCTGGGTCCCCTCATCTAGCCAGAACTTTGCCAGTTCCATTTTCCTTCACAGTAAACAAACCacccaacacccccccccaaatcccTAACCCCGTAAGAAGGCTAATatcaagtcagaaaaaaaaagtacaatctTCATCATTACAAAGATGAGGTCTTGTGGCTATCCTTGCAACAATGGGTTAAAGAACAGGAAACATTCCACAATGTCTGTCTGAGGAATCCAAACTCTGTCCTTTTTGTAAAGAGTCAGAATGGAATGGGCAATGGGTTGCAGACGACATCGAGAGAGAAATGTATttacagaaaagaggaagggtgTCCACAAGCAAAGCCTTCAATCGTCATTTCTTCTGCTGGCCCTCTTGGCACTGGACTTGGGCTTTGGGCTTCACAGGTTTGGCCTCTTGGGTTTGGATGTCTTGACTGGCTTGGCTTTGACAACCTTGGGCTTTTGGCTTTCTTGGCGTGGCAGCCGCTTCTTCTTGGCTTTCCTTGGCTGGGGTGGCTTTGGGTTTCTTGCTCGGGGCTTTGGAGGCAGCCTTCTTGGGCTTGGCTGCCTCTTTGGAGTGGCCACTTTCTTGACTTCCTTCTTGGTCTTCTTGAAAGCCACCGACCTCTTGGGCTCATCGCCCTTGGCCAGCCTGAAGGACCCCCGAGGCACCCACCCCTTTGGTTTGCTTGAGGACACCGGTGGTCACCAGGCGCCTGATGGGACAACTTGATCTGGGAGTCGGCGTTCTCACCCACCTTGTAGTGGCTCTTAATATACTTTTGATGGACTGGCGCGAGGAACCGCCGCGATTCTTCTCTGCCTGGATGGCAGCCACGATCATGTCTGAATACTTGGGGTGGTCCGTGGACTTCTTGGAGGCCTTGGCCCGCTTGGGCTTCCGCCGCAGGGGTGGACGTGGAGTCTCGGTCAATGGTGGCCCGGCCCTGCTCCCGCTGTTGAAGGAGGCCTTCCGAAGGGTCAGCCCTCGCCGGAGGCCTGGCACAACCCGGACTCGTGGATCGGCACTCCCGCTCGACTAGCAGGCCACCCCGACAGTGCGGGCTGCCGGGGACCGCGCGGGCTCCTGTCCTCCCCGGAGCGTGCGGCGGGTCCGCAGGGCGGGCTCGCAGGCTGCTCTGCGCGGCCCAGCCCAACCGCTCTTGTCGGCTCGTCC
Proteins encoded in this window:
- the LOC121677306 gene encoding LOW QUALITY PROTEIN: histone H1.0 (The sequence of the model RefSeq protein was modified relative to this genomic sequence to represent the inferred CDS: inserted 4 bases in 3 codons; deleted 2 bases in 2 codons; substituted 1 base at 1 genomic stop codon): MVWTAPHQAHPTFKRPVGEGSFTPRASFNSGSRAGPPLTETPRPPLRRKPKRAKASKKSTDHPKYSDMIVAAIQAEKNRGGSSRQSXQKYIKSHYKVGENADSQIKLSIRRLVTTGVLKQTKGVGASGSFRLAKGDEPKRSVAFKKTKKEVKKVATPKXAAKPKKAASKAPSKKPKATPAKESQEEAAATPRKXQKPKVVKAKPVKTSKPKRPNLXSPKPKSSAKRASRRNDD